The Providencia sp. PROV188 genome includes a region encoding these proteins:
- the pdhR gene encoding pyruvate dehydrogenase complex transcriptional repressor PdhR: MTYGKIRQPKLSDVIEQRLEHLIFEGTLRPGEKLPPERELAKQFDVSRPSVREAIQTLEAKGLLSRRQGGGTFVQKQMWQSFSDPLTELLAGNPESQLDLLETRHALEGIAAYYAALRGTEEDLERIRQSYELIKSAQKSGDLNAESDAVLQYQLIVTEAAHNVVLLHLLRCMIPMLEQNIRQNFEFLYTRKEMYNAVSEHREQIFSAIVAREPEKAREASHRHLAFIEDLLLDIGREQTRRERSLRRLQQHPDLDQLQS; this comes from the coding sequence ATGACTTACGGTAAAATTCGCCAACCAAAGTTATCAGATGTAATCGAGCAGCGGCTTGAGCATCTCATATTCGAGGGGACTTTACGCCCCGGCGAAAAGCTGCCTCCTGAACGTGAACTTGCTAAGCAATTTGATGTCTCAAGACCATCAGTGCGTGAAGCTATTCAAACCTTAGAGGCCAAAGGTCTTCTATCTCGTCGTCAAGGTGGTGGCACATTTGTACAAAAACAGATGTGGCAAAGTTTTAGTGACCCATTGACCGAATTACTTGCTGGTAACCCAGAATCTCAATTAGATCTTCTTGAAACGCGCCATGCATTAGAAGGCATTGCTGCTTACTATGCGGCATTACGTGGTACGGAAGAAGATTTAGAGCGTATTCGCCAAAGCTATGAATTGATTAAATCAGCTCAGAAAAGTGGTGATCTTAACGCGGAATCAGATGCGGTATTACAGTATCAACTGATTGTAACGGAAGCTGCTCATAATGTAGTGCTGTTACATTTGCTACGCTGCATGATCCCTATGTTAGAGCAAAATATCCGCCAGAATTTTGAGTTCCTATATACCCGAAAAGAGATGTACAACGCAGTAAGCGAGCATAGAGAACAGATTTTTTCTGCTATTGTCGCAAGGGAACCGGAAAAAGCGAGAGAAGCGTCTCATCGACATCTTGCTTTTATTGAAGATTTGCTGCTGGACATTGGCCGTGAGCAAACTCGCCGAGAGCGTTCATTACGTCGCTTACAGCAACATCCAGATCTAGATCAGCTTCAAAGCTAG
- the nadC gene encoding carboxylating nicotinate-nucleotide diphosphorylase, with the protein MTTRRYDEQERRKLLMARLITDIPFMVSVALKEDLGQIVDYKRDVTGQLLNEDSQATARIITREEGVFCGQKWLEEVFYQLGNKVKVNWKVQDGDKVSPNQVLCEMRGPSQILLTGERTALNFVQTLSSVSTVTAKYVAFLEGTRTKLLDTRKTIPGLRSALKYAVLMGGGYNHRLGLSDAYLIKENHIISAGSVSQAVSLARQAHPDVPIEVEVENLEELLQALKAQADIIMLDNFTTDMMKDAVVLTDGKAALEVSGNVTDKTIREFALTGIDFISVGALTKHIQALDLSMRFIEPES; encoded by the coding sequence ATGACTACACGACGCTATGATGAACAAGAAAGACGCAAACTGTTAATGGCAAGATTGATTACCGATATTCCTTTTATGGTCAGTGTTGCTTTAAAAGAAGATCTCGGTCAGATCGTTGATTATAAAAGGGATGTTACAGGGCAGCTATTAAATGAAGATTCCCAAGCTACAGCTCGAATTATTACTCGTGAAGAGGGGGTTTTTTGCGGGCAAAAATGGCTAGAAGAAGTTTTTTACCAACTCGGTAATAAAGTTAAGGTGAATTGGAAGGTTCAAGATGGCGATAAGGTTTCACCAAACCAAGTATTATGCGAGATGCGAGGACCTTCTCAAATTCTACTCACTGGTGAAAGAACAGCGTTGAATTTTGTACAAACTCTATCTTCGGTTTCCACTGTGACTGCAAAGTATGTGGCTTTTCTTGAAGGTACTCGAACTAAGTTATTAGATACTCGCAAAACTATCCCTGGTTTGCGGAGCGCATTAAAGTATGCAGTGCTCATGGGGGGCGGATATAATCACCGATTAGGTTTGTCTGATGCTTATCTAATCAAAGAAAATCATATTATTTCGGCAGGTTCTGTTTCCCAAGCAGTATCGCTTGCTCGCCAAGCACACCCAGATGTTCCTATCGAAGTAGAGGTCGAAAATCTAGAAGAGCTGCTACAAGCTCTCAAAGCTCAAGCGGATATTATTATGCTTGATAACTTTACGACTGACATGATGAAAGATGCCGTTGTTCTCACGGATGGCAAGGCTGCTTTAGAAGTATCAGGAAATGTGACAGATAAAACGATTAGAGAGTTTGCATTGACAGGTATTGATTTCATCTCAGTAGGCGCATTGACGAAACACATTCAGGCATTAGATCTCTCAATGCGATTCATTGAACCTGAAAGCTAG
- the ampD gene encoding 1,6-anhydro-N-acetylmuramyl-L-alanine amidase AmpD, whose translation MKIHDGWLNNVTHIPSPHHDDRPEDEEPSLLVIHNISLPPGQFGGPYINQLFTGTLNPEEHPFFEEIKHLRVSAHCLIRRDGEIIQYVPFNKRAWHAGQSNYQGREKCNDFSIGIELEGTDYQAFTEAQYITLAKLTKLLITEFPQIKQNITGHSDIAPHRKTDPGPYFDWQHYKNAL comes from the coding sequence ATGAAAATACATGATGGTTGGCTAAATAATGTGACTCATATCCCTTCCCCACATCATGATGACCGCCCAGAGGACGAAGAACCTTCACTTCTCGTCATTCATAATATCAGCCTTCCACCAGGGCAGTTTGGTGGTCCATATATTAACCAACTATTTACCGGTACTTTAAATCCCGAAGAACACCCTTTTTTTGAAGAAATTAAACATCTACGTGTTTCAGCCCATTGCCTCATCCGTCGTGATGGAGAGATTATTCAATATGTTCCTTTCAACAAGCGCGCATGGCATGCAGGGCAATCTAATTATCAAGGGAGAGAAAAATGTAACGACTTTTCTATTGGTATTGAACTTGAAGGTACGGATTATCAAGCTTTCACCGAAGCTCAATATATAACGTTGGCCAAGCTCACTAAGTTACTGATAACTGAATTCCCTCAGATCAAACAGAATATTACAGGTCATAGCGATATTGCTCCCCATCGAAAAACTGACCCAGGTCCTTACTTTGATTGGCAGCACTATAAAAACGCACTCTAA